The Methanooceanicella nereidis genome window below encodes:
- the hisS gene encoding histidine--tRNA ligase produces the protein MRFQSLKGFRDFYPEDMAARRIVFDKILDTVKRYGFREVDAPSVESLDLFRIKSGDEILGQTFNFKDKGDRDITLIPELTPTVARMVVDREKTLRRPIKWYSMPKLWRYEEPQSGRLREFYQLNVDIFGVSGPEADSEVIASGIDIMLSLGLEGEFVFKISDRRLMQGVLEALNVQNAPAIFSAIDKRGKVSHDEFKKMLYDAGMNDIQMGHLISILDTKGPLAEALPKLKPLLARNPLVMEGYENLEKILDLMKMYRMEYYCELDPSIIRGLAYYTGTVFECFDTKGELRAIFGGGRYDKIIGLFGGADMCAVGFGMGDAVLEILMRRANVWPHEKIMTDYYVLTTSPDYREVGIFLAQSLREKDCVVETDMLGRNFSNQMKYANSIGAKKVLILGEKEMAGGKVSIKDMTTGEQETKEIITFLESL, from the coding sequence ATGAGATTTCAGTCATTGAAAGGTTTCAGGGATTTCTATCCGGAAGACATGGCGGCGCGCCGTATAGTGTTCGATAAGATACTGGACACCGTTAAGCGTTACGGCTTCAGGGAGGTCGACGCGCCGAGCGTCGAGTCTCTCGACCTTTTCCGGATAAAGAGCGGCGATGAGATACTCGGACAGACATTTAACTTTAAGGATAAGGGCGACCGCGACATCACTCTTATACCCGAGCTCACTCCCACAGTCGCACGCATGGTCGTCGACAGGGAAAAAACGCTGAGAAGGCCTATAAAGTGGTACTCTATGCCCAAGCTGTGGCGATATGAGGAGCCGCAGTCAGGCAGGCTGAGAGAGTTCTACCAGCTTAACGTGGATATATTCGGCGTAAGCGGTCCCGAGGCAGACTCGGAGGTCATTGCATCGGGCATCGACATAATGCTCTCGCTCGGGCTTGAAGGCGAGTTCGTGTTCAAGATCAGCGACAGGAGGCTTATGCAGGGTGTCCTTGAGGCTCTTAACGTACAGAACGCGCCCGCGATATTTTCCGCTATAGATAAAAGGGGCAAGGTCTCTCATGACGAGTTCAAGAAAATGTTGTATGACGCGGGAATGAACGATATCCAAATGGGCCATCTTATATCGATACTGGATACTAAGGGCCCTCTTGCGGAGGCTCTACCGAAGCTTAAGCCGTTGCTGGCGAGAAACCCGCTTGTCATGGAAGGCTACGAGAACCTTGAAAAGATCCTTGACCTTATGAAAATGTATCGTATGGAGTACTATTGCGAACTTGACCCGTCCATCATCCGCGGTCTTGCATATTACACCGGCACAGTTTTCGAGTGCTTTGACACTAAAGGCGAGCTTCGCGCCATTTTCGGCGGAGGAAGATACGATAAGATCATAGGGCTTTTCGGCGGGGCGGACATGTGCGCCGTAGGCTTCGGCATGGGCGATGCCGTCCTTGAAATATTGATGAGGCGTGCAAACGTGTGGCCCCATGAGAAGATCATGACCGATTACTATGTCCTTACGACATCCCCTGACTACAGGGAGGTCGGCATATTCCTGGCTCAGTCCCTCAGGGAGAAAGACTGTGTCGTAGAGACCGATATGCTTGGCAGGAATTTTAGCAACCAGATGAAGTATGCGAACAGCATCGGCGCTAAAAAAGTCCTTATACTCGGCGAAAAAGAAATGGCCGGCGGTAAGGTCTCCATAAAGGATATGACCACCGGGGAGCAGGAGACCAAAGAGATAATAACGTTCCTGGAAAGCTTATGA
- the argC gene encoding N-acetyl-gamma-glutamyl-phosphate reductase, translated as MLRVGIIGGTGYTGGELLRLLSLHPKAEIVVVTSRKQAGKPIDTAHPNLKGLVDLCFEDVNPSQIAEKCDVVFTAVPHGAAMAVVPELLGGGTRVIDLSADYRLPVEIFEKVYGKKHEDPRENMYGLPEIHPEVRDAMLVGNPGCFPTGAILAAAPLVAAGVVERAVFDSKTGISGAGQDPSPVTHYPNVAENVNPYNLTRHRHRAEIEQELKAFDESVKTSFTPHIVPSTRGILTTAHIFVNQELTSDEVSAIYEEFYNGKYFVRMNKPSLAAVRGSNFCDIAFEIDQGTDRIVVVSAIDNMVKGASGQAIQNMNIMFGLDERTGLWTGGLSP; from the coding sequence ATGTTAAGAGTAGGCATTATTGGCGGCACCGGGTATACGGGCGGCGAACTGTTGAGGCTTCTCTCTCTTCACCCGAAGGCAGAGATCGTGGTCGTGACATCGAGGAAACAGGCAGGCAAGCCGATCGATACGGCGCACCCTAACCTTAAGGGCCTTGTCGACCTCTGTTTCGAGGATGTAAACCCTTCACAGATCGCCGAAAAGTGTGATGTGGTATTTACGGCAGTGCCTCACGGGGCCGCGATGGCAGTCGTCCCCGAACTATTGGGAGGCGGAACAAGAGTAATTGACCTCAGCGCCGATTACAGGCTGCCCGTGGAAATATTTGAAAAAGTCTACGGGAAAAAGCATGAGGACCCGAGAGAGAACATGTACGGGCTCCCTGAGATACATCCCGAAGTGCGCGATGCCATGCTTGTAGGTAATCCCGGATGCTTCCCGACCGGTGCGATACTTGCGGCAGCCCCGCTGGTGGCTGCAGGTGTCGTGGAAAGGGCCGTCTTCGACTCCAAGACCGGCATATCAGGCGCGGGACAGGACCCCTCCCCGGTGACACATTATCCCAACGTTGCCGAGAACGTGAATCCTTATAATCTGACCAGGCACAGGCACAGGGCGGAGATCGAACAGGAACTAAAGGCGTTCGACGAAAGCGTAAAGACCAGCTTCACCCCGCACATAGTGCCTTCTACGAGAGGAATACTGACCACGGCCCATATATTCGTGAACCAGGAGCTGACCTCTGATGAAGTATCGGCTATCTACGAAGAGTTCTATAATGGCAAGTATTTCGTACGGATGAACAAGCCGTCACTGGCAGCGGTCAGGGGTTCGAACTTCTGCGATATCGCTTTCGAGATCGACCAGGGGACGGACAGGATAGTGGTCGTATCCGCGATCGACAATATGGTAAAAGGCGCGTCCGGCCAGGCCATACAGAACATGAATATCATGTTCGGGCTTGACGAGAGGACGGGGCTATGGACAGGCGGATTATCGCCTTAA
- the argJ gene encoding bifunctional ornithine acetyltransferase/N-acetylglutamate synthase, whose amino-acid sequence MKAIEGGICAVKGVKAYGTKEGKMGLAIMLAKGPAAAVFTRNKVKAAPVVVSGEHLKECGQMFNGIIANSGNANAFTHEQGIKDAISMANLLADKLKVDPHTIGVSSTGVIGRPMNMKWYTDHFEEVFKNLGNTPECSEKANRAIMTTDLVPKSYAVELEGGIRIGGIAKGSGMIEPNMGTMLSFIFTDAKLSHDELQERLKIAVDKSYNMIVVDGDTSTNDNVFIIATGESGRPDMSKFQEGLEKVCMELAKKIARDGEGATKLIEVTVEGAKSVEDARKAAKAVVRSPLFKSAVYGKDPNWGRAVCAVGYSSCDVDPRKVTLEFSNGKDSIKLVDAGIPKSDEATLAKAKEIMGFDPLYVKVSLELGDAKATAWGCDLTHEYVNINASYTT is encoded by the coding sequence ATGAAAGCTATCGAAGGGGGCATCTGCGCCGTCAAAGGCGTTAAAGCGTACGGTACAAAGGAAGGAAAAATGGGACTTGCTATAATGCTTGCGAAAGGCCCCGCAGCAGCAGTCTTCACAAGGAACAAGGTTAAAGCGGCACCTGTCGTAGTTTCCGGGGAGCACCTGAAGGAATGCGGGCAGATGTTCAACGGGATCATAGCAAATAGCGGTAACGCTAACGCTTTCACTCATGAGCAGGGAATAAAGGACGCTATCTCAATGGCAAATCTGCTTGCCGATAAGCTAAAAGTGGACCCGCACACTATAGGCGTATCCTCTACCGGTGTCATCGGCAGGCCGATGAACATGAAGTGGTATACTGACCATTTCGAGGAAGTCTTCAAGAACCTCGGTAATACGCCGGAATGCAGCGAAAAGGCAAACCGTGCCATTATGACGACCGATCTTGTGCCGAAGAGCTATGCAGTTGAGCTCGAAGGCGGTATCAGGATCGGAGGCATCGCCAAAGGTTCCGGAATGATCGAGCCCAATATGGGGACAATGCTCTCGTTCATTTTTACCGACGCGAAATTATCCCACGACGAGCTTCAGGAACGCTTGAAGATCGCCGTCGATAAAAGCTATAACATGATAGTCGTGGATGGCGATACCAGCACGAACGATAACGTGTTCATTATCGCTACGGGAGAGTCCGGCAGGCCGGATATGAGCAAGTTCCAGGAAGGCCTGGAAAAGGTATGTATGGAACTGGCGAAAAAGATAGCCCGCGACGGTGAAGGCGCCACCAAGCTGATCGAAGTGACGGTCGAGGGCGCAAAGAGCGTTGAAGACGCGAGAAAGGCTGCAAAGGCAGTCGTCCGCTCGCCATTGTTCAAGAGCGCGGTGTACGGTAAAGACCCGAACTGGGGCAGGGCAGTATGCGCGGTAGGATATTCTTCATGCGATGTAGATCCCCGGAAGGTCACGCTGGAGTTCTCAAACGGTAAAGATTCGATCAAGCTGGTAGACGCCGGCATCCCGAAGAGCGATGAGGCGACCCTGGCTAAAGCAAAGGAGATAATGGGCTTCGATCCGCTGTATGTCAAAGTGAGCCTGGAGCTTGGCGACGCAAAGGCTACGGCATGGGGCTGTGACCTCACGCACGAGTACGTTAACATAAACGCGTCCTATACAACATAA
- a CDS encoding response regulator transcription factor — translation MRSILLVDDNIELVSLYKRVLVMMGGYTIAGIAHRGDDAIKLYREMKVKPDLIIMDVNMPGIDGISAADEILRYGGCKTKILFATSDYIYNKDLPPELSGSCIIQKPFSISEFLQAVKMCIMEKPETEIIAL, via the coding sequence ATGAGAAGCATTTTACTGGTAGATGACAATATCGAACTGGTAAGCCTTTACAAACGCGTGCTCGTCATGATGGGCGGGTATACGATAGCAGGCATTGCGCATAGAGGCGATGACGCGATAAAGCTATACAGGGAAATGAAGGTAAAGCCCGACCTTATCATAATGGATGTCAACATGCCCGGCATTGACGGTATTTCTGCAGCTGACGAGATCCTGAGATATGGGGGATGCAAGACAAAAATATTATTCGCGACCTCTGACTACATATACAATAAAGACCTGCCCCCGGAACTTTCCGGATCGTGTATAATCCAGAAGCCATTTTCAATATCGGAGTTCCTCCAGGCAGTGAAAATGTGCATAATGGAAAAACCGGAGACAGAGATCATCGCTTTGTAA
- a CDS encoding Mov34/MPN/PAD-1 family protein codes for MASGKKRVTGISAETLNLILEVSRSTHPNEFAGLLRATKGVISDVILVPGTTSNDTSARMLLDMMPLDLSIVGSVHSHPVHDLRYSSADLNMFGCKGPYNIIVAYPYTEKDWVCYDPSGKIIELQVVDEEQESA; via the coding sequence ATGGCATCCGGAAAAAAACGAGTGACAGGCATATCTGCAGAGACATTGAATTTGATACTTGAGGTGAGCCGGTCCACACACCCGAACGAGTTCGCCGGATTATTGAGGGCTACAAAAGGTGTAATATCGGATGTCATTCTGGTGCCCGGGACCACTTCGAACGATACGTCCGCCAGGATGCTGCTCGACATGATGCCGCTGGACCTGTCCATAGTAGGCTCGGTCCACAGCCACCCGGTGCACGATCTGAGGTATTCGAGCGCGGACCTTAACATGTTCGGGTGCAAAGGGCCTTATAACATAATAGTCGCATATCCATATACAGAAAAAGACTGGGTATGCTATGACCCGTCAGGTAAGATCATCGAGCTGCAGGTAGTCGATGAAGAGCAGGAGAGTGCGTAG
- a CDS encoding adenylyltransferase/cytidyltransferase family protein, with the protein MKKVVATGTFDILHPGHVLYLSEAKRLGDVLYVIVARDSTIKHKRKPMIPEEQRLFMVRSLKCVDCAILGSDEDMFKPIREIDPDIIALGFNQHWDKEELQKKLKEQGIRAEVVRIDRSDPSPYASSRHIRQKIRESDP; encoded by the coding sequence CTGAAAAAGGTCGTGGCGACCGGGACGTTCGACATATTACACCCGGGCCATGTGTTATATCTCAGTGAGGCTAAACGGCTTGGAGACGTACTATACGTAATAGTCGCCAGGGATAGCACGATAAAGCATAAGCGCAAGCCAATGATACCGGAGGAGCAAAGGCTGTTCATGGTCAGGTCGTTAAAATGCGTGGATTGCGCGATCCTGGGCAGCGATGAAGATATGTTCAAACCCATACGCGAGATCGACCCGGACATCATAGCACTGGGATTCAACCAGCACTGGGATAAGGAAGAGCTGCAAAAAAAGCTTAAGGAACAGGGTATTCGTGCTGAGGTCGTCAGGATCGACAGGTCTGACCCGTCGCCTTACGCGTCCAGCAGGCATATCCGGCAAAAGATACGCGAAAGCGACCCATAA
- a CDS encoding DUF2284 domain-containing protein, producing MNIDQLEKELMEMARQRNSSLHRIRPSEIEIGEWVRWKCQFGCKGYGKHLNCPPYVPGPSETKKLLKEYETAYIVRFPGIPGMEDLDPDTIPVNWHSFLKDLIVWIHETMYDLEQHAFYQGYYKALAFGAYPCIFCEDCIPEETKGIIDVSLKRECRHMEKVRTSMEAVGIDVFATVHKMGLPLEVVPCKGNEYGKIMHPNINSYGLLLVC from the coding sequence ATGAATATCGATCAACTGGAAAAAGAGTTAATGGAAATGGCAAGACAGCGTAACTCCAGCTTGCATCGTATCCGCCCTTCCGAGATCGAGATAGGCGAATGGGTAAGGTGGAAGTGCCAGTTTGGCTGTAAAGGGTACGGGAAACACCTTAACTGCCCCCCTTACGTTCCCGGGCCATCGGAGACGAAAAAACTTTTAAAAGAATATGAAACGGCATATATCGTACGGTTCCCCGGGATACCGGGCATGGAAGACCTTGATCCCGATACTATCCCGGTCAACTGGCATTCGTTCTTGAAAGACCTTATAGTATGGATACATGAGACCATGTACGACCTCGAACAGCATGCCTTTTACCAGGGGTATTACAAAGCCCTTGCATTCGGGGCTTATCCGTGCATATTTTGCGAGGATTGCATACCCGAGGAGACAAAAGGGATTATCGACGTATCCTTAAAAAGAGAATGCAGGCATATGGAAAAGGTCAGGACATCCATGGAGGCAGTGGGCATCGACGTGTTTGCCACGGTACATAAGATGGGATTACCGCTGGAAGTCGTTCCATGTAAGGGAAATGAATATGGTAAGATAATGCATCCGAATATAAACTCATATGGATTATTGCTGGTCTGCTGA
- a CDS encoding CBS domain-containing protein, producing MKIEEVMTKEVVTCSPSDSIEKVIKLMGEQNVSGLPVVEEGKVVGIITEGDILKLLSVPEHSSTLWLPSPLEVILEIPFRDLMQLRELQKSYNDIGEKPISNIMSRNVRSISPDKDIEDAASLMMRYNINRLPVVKDGKLVGIVAREDIIHGLGGTVEE from the coding sequence ATGAAAATTGAAGAAGTGATGACAAAAGAAGTTGTGACATGCTCCCCATCCGACTCTATAGAGAAAGTCATTAAACTGATGGGAGAACAGAACGTTAGCGGCTTACCTGTTGTAGAAGAAGGAAAGGTCGTAGGTATTATCACGGAGGGAGACATATTAAAGCTCCTTTCCGTCCCTGAACACTCCAGCACATTATGGCTTCCAAGCCCGCTCGAGGTGATCCTTGAGATACCGTTCAGGGATCTGATGCAGCTGAGAGAGTTGCAAAAATCCTATAACGATATCGGCGAAAAGCCGATAAGCAACATCATGAGCAGGAACGTAAGGTCGATATCGCCGGATAAGGACATCGAGGATGCGGCCTCGCTGATGATGAGGTATAACATTAACAGGCTGCCCGTGGTCAAAGACGGGAAGCTCGTGGGGATCGTCGCGCGCGAAGACATAATACACGGACTCGGAGGAACTGTCGAGGAATGA